The Trichosurus vulpecula isolate mTriVul1 chromosome 3, mTriVul1.pri, whole genome shotgun sequence genome includes a window with the following:
- the LOC118841657 gene encoding olfactory receptor 1N1-like produces the protein MGHGNQTSVSEFFLRGLSQWPEQQHLFFGLFLCMYLVTMAGNVLIFLAIISEARLHTPMYFFLATLSFADIGLSSSIVLKMLHNLYMQLHTISYTGCLTQLYFFLCFGDMDSFLLAVMAYDRYMAICHPLHYSTAMSPQLCVFLVSVCWVITNLHALLHTLLMAKLSFCVVGEISHFFCDISPLLKVSCSPTRLNELMVFVAGGPVMTVPFLCTLVSYVCIVSAVLRMPSSGGGRRKAFSTCGSHLSVVCMFYGTIFSVYLCPSSTFPTKDIVASVVYTVVTPMLNPFIYSLRNQDMKVALGSLIRGKIFASRVH, from the coding sequence atgggACATGGAAATCAGACCAGTGTCTCTGAGTTTTTTCTCCGGGGGCTCTCCCAGTGGCCAGAACAGCAACACCTCTTCTTTGGATTGTTTCTGTGCATGTACCTGGTCACCATGGCAGGGAACGTGCTCATCTTCCTTGCCATCATCTCTGAAGCTCGCCTCCACACCCCTATGTATTTCTTCTTGGCCACTCTCTCCTTTGCTGACATTGGTCTGTCCTCCAGTATAGTCTTGAAGATGCTACATAACTTGTATATGCAGCTGCACACCATCTCCTATACAGGGTGCCTGACACAGctgtatttctttctttgctttgggGACATGGACAGCTTCCTGCTTGCTGTGATGGCATATGATCGCTACATGGCCATTTGTCACCCACTCCATTATAGCACAGCCATGAGCCCCCAGCTCTGTGTCTTTCTGGTGAGTGTGTGCTGGGTGATCACTAATCTCCATGCTCTGTTACACACTTTGCTCATGGCAAAACTCTCTTTCTGTGTGGTAGGGGAAATATCTCACTTTTTTTGTGACATCAGTCCCTTGTTGAAAGTTTCCTGCTCTCCTACCCGTCTAAATGAATTAATGGTTTTTGTTGCAGGTGGCCCAGTTATGACAGTTCCCTTCCTATGCACTCTGGTCTCTTATGTCTGCATTGTCTCTGCCGTCCTTAGGATGCCATCCTCAGGGGGTGGCAGGAGAAAGGCCTTCTCCACTTGTGGCTCTCACCTTTCTGTGGTCTGTATGTTTTATGGTACAATTTTCAGTGTGTATCTCTGCCCTTCATCTACTTTTCCCACCAAAGACATTGTGGCCTCTGTGGTATACACAGTGGTAACTCCAATGCTCAACCCTTTCATCTATAGCCTGAGAAACCAAGACATGAAGGTGGCCCTAGGGAGTCTCATCAGAGGCAAGATATTTGCCTCTCGGGTACATTGA